A genomic window from Vitis riparia cultivar Riparia Gloire de Montpellier isolate 1030 chromosome 18, EGFV_Vit.rip_1.0, whole genome shotgun sequence includes:
- the LOC117906604 gene encoding uncharacterized protein LOC117906604, which translates to MEIELELRVSRPSHDAISASLRITKDGPNPLFLYMETDEMFILTANLKGYPREKLNISIDEGGTQIAISGEKVITQVMTVGWIAHKREVEVRRFRKVFRIPDGVVLDGINASFNEEESVLKILMPKSVKGISGVKMEEVKEEDIDGRSYERTRVVADEVPETENPRETLKEEINNVTATDEVEGRLPQAADTEEEPTQLNEGEVPSSQETPAKARKDSDSEAKSRAAEEKSEECEQSPEATESTKVEQDQVTQGAQVQEYNAHEENGGVETHPSQQQPNAEIQEAAQDQTESLKSDHPEEVERMGHEIPAETDRVDPPEEKVDDRQGSLAPSKKSKLCSPFFAGSAIVVSIMVLVICLNRPKRR; encoded by the exons ATGGAGATTGAATTGGAACTCAGGGTTTCCAGACCCAGTCATGATGCCATCTCCGCCAGCCTTCGCATCACCAAAGATGGCCCCAATCCTCTTTTCTTGTATATGGAAACTGACGAGATGTTCATCCTCACTGCCAATCTCAAAG GATATCCGAGGGAGAAACTCAATATTAGTATAGACGAAGGTGGGACTCAGATTGCAATTAGTGGGGAGAAGGTGATTACACAGGTGATGACGGTGGGGTGGATAGCGCACAAGAGAGAGGTTGAGGTCAGGAGATTCAGAAAGGTTTTTCGGATTCCAGACGGGGTTGTTCTGGATGGAATCAACGCCAGTTTCAATGAAGAAGAATcggttttgaagattttaatgCCTAAATCGGTGAAAGGAATTAGTGGGGTTAAGATGGAGGAAGTGAAGGAAGAGGACATTGATGGAAGGAGCTATGAAAGGACTCGAGTTGTGGCTGATGAGGTTCCTGAAACAGAGAATCCTAGAGAGACTCTGAAAGAAGAGATAAACAATGTAACGGCAACTGATGAGGTTGAGGGAAGATTGCCCCAAGCTGCTGATACAGAGGAAGAGCCTACTCAGTTGAATGAAGGGGAGGTGCCATCATCCCAAGAAACTCCAGCCAAAGCCAGAAAGGATTCTGATTCAGAAGCAAAAAGTAGAGCAGCGGAGGAGAAATCAGAGGAGTGTGAACAGAGTCCAGAGGCAACTGAATCAACAAAAGTTGAACAAGATCAAGTGACTCAAGGAGCTCAGGTTCAAGAATATAATGCCCATGAGGAAAATGGTGGAGTTGAAACTCATCCATCACAACAACAGCCGAATGCAGAAATTCAAGAAGCGGCCCAGGATCAAACAGAATCACTGAAGTCAGATCATCCTGAAGAAGTTGAAAGAATGGGACATGAAATTCCAGCAGAAACTGATCGAGTAGACCCTCCTGAAGAAAAAGTTGACGACAGACAGGGCTCGTTGGCTCCTTCCAAAAAGTCTAAGCTATGTAGTCCATTCTTTGCAGGATCTGCCATTGTTGTATCAATTATGGTGCTTGTTATTTGCTTAAATCGACCTAAAAGAAGATGA
- the LOC117906606 gene encoding early nodulin-like protein 1, whose product MDTSSMLVVFFVSFLTLLFQLSLCTTVVVDGVSEWKNPIVHVGDSIIFRHRNHYNLYVFQNREAFNLCNFTQATLLTKPNSTSYTWHPSRTGFFYFSFNNGSLEACQQAQKLAIKVQASAKPRDNWATSPALPPRAAPAPTSGGTPTSSPVYPWPFRPHEAAPPSAEPSASPPATVLPDKGAGIPFINSNPAVPLPTGEVDSATIRPVPTSGHGGSVQVKVVQFAAQMSVVCVVLVML is encoded by the exons ATGGATACCTCCTCCATGCTTGTAGTCTTCTTCGTTTCTTTCCTCACTCTACTCTTCCAACTCTCTCTTTGCACAACAGTGGTAGTTGATGGAGTTTCTGAATGGAAAAACCCTATTGTTCATGTTGGAGATTCTATCA TTTTCAGACATAGGAATCATTATAATCTCTATGTTTTCCAGAACAGAGAAGCCTTCAATCTCTGTAACTTCACTCAAGCCACACTCCTCACCAAACCCAACTCCACCTCTTACACG TGGCACCCATCACGGACTGGCTTCTTCTACTTCTCCTTCAACAATGGCTCTCTCGAAGCATGCCAACAAGCTCAAAAGCTCGCCATAAAGGTGCAGGCCTCTGCAAAGCCGCGGGACAACTGGGCTACTTCGCCGGCGCTACCTCCAAGGGCGGCTCCTGCGCCGACTTCCGGAGGCACGCCAACGTCATCTCCGGTGTATCCATGGCCATTCCGCCCTCATGAGGCGGCTCCACCAAGTGCAGAACCCAGTGCGAGTCCTCCAGCGACGGTGCTTCCGGACAAAGGCGCCGGCATACCGTTTATCAATAGTAATCCGGCGGTTCCTCTGCCGACCGGCGAAGTGGACTCTGCTACCATACGCCCTGTGCCCACTTCTGGCCATGGAGGGTCGGTGCAG GTGAAAGTGGTGCAATTTGCAGCTCAAATGAGTGTGGTATGTGTGGTTTTGGTGATGCTGTAA